In Moorella sp. Hama-1, a single genomic region encodes these proteins:
- a CDS encoding AAA family ATPase: protein MLKIKIGMDKQHKNNSPKANTWPPARPLQGNRGNGEYEQGSRRRVEAVLAELDKMVGLEAVKNLVKELRAFVEIQQRRRREGLVTASTVMHMIFKGNPGTGKSTVARLMGRLFKEMGVLSQGQLVEVERADLVGEYIGHTAHKAREQLKKAVGGILFIDEAYSLARGGEKDFGREAIDVLVKGMEDYRDNLILILAGYREEMDYFLETNPGLRSRFPIQLDFPDYTVPELLAIARVMLAERQYVLSIEAAAELERLLRREVFFGHRYNGNARMVRNIIERAIRRQALRLVDKRSLTRGQLMTIEKDDLMRSAPPVKTQEEGGELSPGPPVCYNNSR, encoded by the coding sequence ATGCTCAAGATAAAAATTGGGATGGATAAACAGCACAAAAATAATAGCCCTAAAGCTAATACCTGGCCCCCGGCCCGTCCCCTCCAGGGCAACCGGGGGAATGGGGAATACGAGCAGGGCAGCAGAAGAAGGGTAGAGGCCGTCCTGGCCGAACTGGATAAGATGGTTGGCTTGGAGGCGGTAAAGAACCTGGTTAAGGAGTTACGGGCCTTTGTGGAGATCCAGCAACGCCGCCGCCGGGAGGGCCTGGTTACGGCCTCTACCGTCATGCATATGATTTTTAAGGGCAACCCGGGTACCGGTAAGAGTACCGTTGCCAGGTTAATGGGCCGGTTATTTAAAGAGATGGGGGTTTTATCCCAGGGGCAGCTGGTGGAGGTGGAGCGGGCCGACCTGGTGGGGGAGTATATCGGCCATACGGCCCATAAAGCCCGGGAACAGCTGAAGAAGGCGGTCGGGGGCATCCTTTTTATTGATGAGGCCTATTCCCTGGCCCGGGGGGGAGAAAAGGACTTCGGCCGCGAGGCAATAGACGTCCTGGTCAAGGGCATGGAGGACTACCGGGACAACCTCATCCTGATTCTGGCCGGGTACAGGGAGGAGATGGACTATTTTTTGGAGACTAATCCCGGCCTGCGTTCCCGCTTTCCCATCCAGCTGGATTTCCCTGATTATACCGTCCCGGAATTGCTGGCCATTGCCCGGGTGATGCTGGCGGAAAGACAGTATGTCCTCTCAATAGAGGCAGCCGCCGAACTGGAGAGACTCCTGCGGCGGGAGGTATTTTTCGGTCACCGTTACAATGGTAATGCCCGGATGGTGCGTAATATAATCGAAAGGGCCATCCGGCGCCAGGCCCTGCGCCTGGTTGATAAGCGCAGCCTTACCCGTGGGCAGTTAATGACCATTGAAAAAGACGACCTCATGCGGTCGGCCCCGCCGGTAAAAACACAGGAGGAAGGAGGTGAGCTTTCTCCAGGGCCGCCGGTCTGTTATAATAACTCTCGGTAA
- the miaB gene encoding tRNA (N6-isopentenyl adenosine(37)-C2)-methylthiotransferase MiaB — MVKTGKTFKIITYGCQMNQRDSEVMADLLQAAGYRPVEREEEAGVIILDTCCVREKAENKVYGKLGQIERLKSANPDLVIVVAGCMVQQPGVAQGIRRQAPYVDLLLGTGPDNLRELPRLIAEIREQHQPRIVVGEQDGPVVEDLPRRRARGAQAFVTITYGCNNFCTYCIVPYVRGRERSRRPEDIIKEIEELVAQGVIEVTLLGQNVNSYGRDLEDGGDFAGLLTRVNRIEGLKRIRYVTSHPRDFTLELVATISRLERVCEHVHLPVQAGSNRILELMHRGYTREHYLELVTNLRRRIPGISLTTDLIVGFPGEREDDFAETLDLVARVRFDNAFTFMYSPRRGTVAATLPDQVPLATKKERLKGLMELQNSISLAINEALVGQEVEVLVEGPSKTDPSQLSGRTRTNKLVIFPGDQALTGQLVRVQINRAQTWLLKGEMVHG, encoded by the coding sequence GTGGTCAAGACAGGAAAAACCTTTAAAATTATTACCTACGGCTGCCAGATGAACCAGCGGGATAGTGAGGTCATGGCCGACCTCCTGCAGGCGGCCGGCTACAGGCCGGTGGAACGGGAGGAGGAGGCCGGTGTCATTATCCTCGATACCTGCTGTGTCCGGGAGAAGGCGGAAAACAAGGTTTATGGCAAGCTGGGACAGATTGAGAGGTTAAAGAGCGCCAACCCGGATCTGGTTATCGTTGTGGCCGGTTGTATGGTCCAGCAACCGGGGGTGGCCCAGGGGATTCGCCGCCAGGCGCCGTATGTTGATCTCCTCCTGGGGACCGGGCCGGACAACCTGCGGGAATTGCCCCGGTTAATCGCGGAGATCCGGGAGCAGCACCAACCCCGGATCGTAGTCGGCGAACAAGACGGGCCGGTGGTCGAGGATCTCCCCCGGCGGCGGGCCCGGGGGGCCCAGGCCTTTGTAACCATAACTTACGGCTGTAATAACTTTTGTACTTACTGTATCGTCCCCTACGTCCGCGGCCGGGAGAGGAGCCGGCGGCCGGAGGATATAATCAAGGAGATCGAGGAACTGGTCGCCCAGGGGGTAATTGAAGTCACCCTCCTGGGCCAGAATGTCAACTCCTACGGCCGGGATCTGGAAGATGGGGGCGATTTTGCCGGCCTCTTGACCAGGGTTAACAGGATTGAGGGTTTAAAGCGCATCCGTTATGTAACCTCTCACCCCCGGGATTTTACCCTGGAACTGGTGGCCACCATCAGCCGTCTGGAAAGGGTCTGCGAGCATGTCCATTTACCCGTCCAGGCCGGCAGCAACCGGATTCTGGAACTCATGCACCGGGGTTACACCCGCGAACACTACCTGGAACTGGTGACCAACCTGCGCCGCCGGATACCCGGCATCAGCCTGACCACCGACCTTATTGTCGGTTTTCCCGGGGAAAGGGAGGACGATTTTGCAGAAACCCTGGACCTGGTTGCCAGGGTCCGGTTTGATAACGCCTTTACCTTTATGTATTCGCCGCGGCGGGGGACAGTGGCCGCCACCCTGCCGGACCAGGTGCCCCTGGCCACCAAGAAGGAGCGGCTCAAGGGGCTGATGGAACTCCAGAACAGTATCAGCCTGGCTATCAATGAAGCCCTGGTGGGGCAGGAGGTAGAGGTCCTGGTTGAAGGCCCCAGTAAAACCGATCCCAGCCAGTTGAGCGGACGTACCCGGACCAACAAACTGGTTATTTTCCCGGGAGATCAGGCCCTGACCGGCCAGCTGGTCAGAGTCCAGATAAACCGGGCCCAGACATGGTTATTAAAGGGGGAAATGGTTCATGGCTAA
- a CDS encoding bifunctional nuclease family protein has protein sequence MLIPVKVKQIVLDQTLNPVVLLGDVEGTQVLPIWVGPFEAQAIALAMQGLLTPRPLTHDLLRSLCEHLGAEVNKVLVQDIRDGTYYAELYLRQGDREVVVDARPSDAIALALRTNAPLYITEKVAAYTLSIEDLVREDQAEELQQMLADIKPEEDKKHLH, from the coding sequence ATGCTCATACCGGTAAAGGTCAAACAAATAGTCCTGGATCAAACCTTGAATCCGGTAGTGTTGCTGGGCGATGTCGAGGGGACCCAGGTACTGCCCATCTGGGTGGGTCCCTTTGAAGCCCAGGCCATTGCCCTGGCCATGCAGGGCCTTCTGACACCACGTCCCCTAACCCACGACCTGTTGCGTTCCCTCTGTGAGCACCTAGGGGCGGAGGTCAATAAAGTCTTGGTCCAGGATATCCGGGATGGCACTTATTATGCCGAACTCTATCTCCGGCAGGGAGATCGAGAGGTGGTCGTCGATGCCCGGCCCAGCGATGCTATCGCCCTGGCCCTCAGGACCAACGCCCCCCTCTATATTACCGAAAAGGTTGCCGCCTATACCCTGAGTATCGAAGACCTGGTCAGGGAGGATCAGGCGGAAGAGTTACAGCAAATGCTGGCGGACATCAAACCGGAGGAAGATAAAAAACACCTGCATTAG
- the miaA gene encoding tRNA (adenosine(37)-N6)-dimethylallyltransferase MiaA: MSAKEPLAAIVGPTATGKSAIALQVASHLGAEIISVDSAQVYRGMDIGTAKLTPEERVGHDGQPVPHHLIDIVDPDEPFSVADYQALARQAIGDINARGRLPILVGGTGLYYQAVVDPYRFTPEGGDPRVRRELEELAIRFGNEYLYERLQRIDPEAARRIHPHDRRRLVRALEVYQTSGQPISAALAWRRRQETPYRLAAVALTMPRPLLYERIEARVDAMLARGLVEEVARLLARYDYRLPALQALGYKEIGAYLRHEMSLEEAVALLKRNTRRLAKRQLTWFRRDKRLRWWEVDPARIKEISTAIASFISRTIDINVE; the protein is encoded by the coding sequence TTGTCAGCGAAGGAGCCACTGGCAGCCATCGTCGGGCCTACGGCTACCGGCAAATCGGCCATTGCCCTGCAGGTAGCCAGCCACCTGGGGGCAGAGATAATCTCGGTCGATTCCGCCCAGGTTTACCGGGGCATGGATATTGGTACAGCCAAGCTGACGCCGGAAGAAAGGGTGGGGCACGATGGGCAGCCCGTGCCCCACCACCTGATTGATATCGTCGACCCCGACGAACCCTTCAGCGTGGCCGACTACCAGGCCCTGGCCCGGCAGGCGATAGGGGATATAAACGCTAGAGGCCGTTTACCCATCCTGGTAGGCGGCACGGGCCTATACTACCAGGCGGTAGTCGACCCTTACCGCTTTACTCCGGAAGGGGGAGATCCCCGGGTCCGGCGGGAACTGGAGGAGCTGGCCATCAGGTTTGGCAATGAGTACCTGTATGAGCGTCTGCAAAGGATTGACCCGGAGGCTGCCAGGCGGATCCACCCCCATGACCGGCGCCGCCTGGTCAGAGCCCTGGAGGTTTACCAGACGAGCGGGCAACCCATATCAGCCGCCCTGGCCTGGCGCCGGCGCCAGGAAACACCCTATCGCCTGGCGGCGGTGGCCCTGACCATGCCCCGACCCCTTCTTTACGAGCGCATCGAGGCCCGGGTTGATGCTATGCTAGCCCGGGGGCTGGTGGAGGAGGTCGCCCGGTTGCTAGCCAGGTATGATTATCGCTTGCCGGCCCTCCAGGCCCTGGGTTATAAAGAGATTGGCGCTTATTTACGCCACGAGATGTCCCTGGAGGAAGCGGTGGCCCTCTTAAAACGCAATACCCGGCGCCTGGCCAAACGGCAACTGACCTGGTTCCGTCGGGATAAACGCCTGCGCTGGTGGGAGGTGGATCCGGCTAGAATTAAGGAAATTTCTACTGCTATAGCCAGTTTTATCAGCAGGACAATTGATATTAATGTAGAATAG
- a CDS encoding DUF1540 domain-containing protein — translation MPGPRVKCKVNTCNHWMNGDLCSAGNIDIMHEEEGRMTQNPEQTQCKTFSARRGMANLVGSLDNVNWGGLLSNTFLPGGELYPSVTCIVNSCTYWAEGNHCKAEKIDVVGVNADECQDTNCYTYQRKS, via the coding sequence ATGCCTGGACCCAGGGTTAAATGTAAAGTCAATACCTGCAACCACTGGATGAATGGAGACCTCTGCTCGGCAGGTAATATCGATATCATGCACGAAGAAGAAGGCAGGATGACCCAGAACCCCGAGCAGACCCAGTGCAAGACCTTCAGCGCCCGCCGGGGCATGGCCAATCTGGTTGGCTCCCTGGATAATGTCAACTGGGGTGGACTCCTCAGCAACACCTTTCTCCCCGGCGGCGAGCTTTATCCTTCGGTTACCTGTATCGTGAACAGCTGCACCTACTGGGCCGAAGGTAACCACTGTAAAGCGGAAAAGATTGACGTGGTAGGGGTTAACGCTGACGAGTGCCAGGATACCAACTGCTATACCTACCAGCGTAAAAGCTAG
- a CDS encoding DUF362 domain-containing protein, producing MVAEVFWTNMRTEKGKSLVDKVATLWRRAGFKEAIDPGDLVAIKIHFGEKGNTAYINPVFARRVVELIKAAKGKPFLTDSNTLYVGSRSNAVDHLQTAIENGFAYAVAGAPVVIADGLKGKDYYEVPVKGKHFQRVKISSAIYHADSMVVMSHFKGHELVGFGGTLKNLGMGCASPSGKQMMHSDVLPRVEEERCIACGKCQRWCPAGAITVTEKAQINAELCIGCGECTVTCPRRAIKASFKSDPVVLQEKIVEFARGSLQDKENKCVFFNFVTQVAPECDCNAWDDAAIIPDVGILASRDPVALDQASFDLANAQPALPGTRLDGHEDARDKFQAVSGYDGTPLLAYAEAIGMGTRQYKLIKV from the coding sequence ATGGTTGCCGAAGTTTTTTGGACCAATATGCGCACCGAAAAGGGGAAGAGCCTGGTTGACAAAGTAGCTACCCTGTGGCGCCGGGCCGGTTTTAAAGAGGCCATCGACCCCGGCGATCTGGTGGCCATAAAAATCCATTTCGGCGAAAAGGGGAATACGGCCTATATCAACCCGGTCTTTGCCCGGCGGGTAGTGGAATTAATCAAAGCCGCCAAAGGTAAGCCCTTCCTGACGGATTCCAATACCCTCTACGTCGGTTCCCGTTCCAACGCCGTCGACCACCTGCAAACGGCCATTGAGAACGGCTTTGCCTATGCCGTAGCCGGGGCGCCGGTGGTTATTGCCGATGGCTTAAAGGGCAAGGATTACTATGAAGTGCCCGTTAAAGGCAAACACTTCCAGCGGGTTAAAATCAGTAGCGCCATCTACCATGCCGACAGCATGGTGGTCATGAGCCACTTTAAAGGTCACGAACTGGTAGGCTTTGGCGGTACCCTGAAAAACCTGGGCATGGGTTGTGCCAGCCCCTCGGGCAAACAGATGATGCACAGCGACGTCCTGCCCCGGGTGGAAGAGGAGCGGTGCATCGCCTGTGGTAAGTGCCAGCGCTGGTGCCCGGCCGGGGCTATCACCGTTACCGAAAAGGCACAGATTAATGCCGAATTGTGCATTGGCTGCGGCGAGTGCACCGTCACCTGTCCCCGGCGGGCCATTAAGGCCAGCTTCAAGAGTGACCCGGTAGTCCTGCAAGAAAAGATCGTCGAGTTTGCCCGCGGGTCGCTGCAGGATAAGGAAAATAAATGCGTCTTCTTTAATTTCGTCACCCAGGTAGCCCCGGAGTGCGATTGCAACGCCTGGGACGATGCGGCCATTATCCCCGATGTCGGTATCCTGGCTTCCCGGGACCCGGTAGCCCTGGACCAGGCCAGCTTTGACCTGGCCAATGCCCAGCCGGCCCTACCGGGGACCCGCCTGGACGGCCATGAAGACGCCCGAGATAAGTTCCAGGCCGTCAGCGGCTATGACGGTACTCCCTTGTTAGCATACGCCGAAGCCATAGGTATGGGGACGCGGCAGTATAAACTGATTAAGGTCTGA
- the hfq gene encoding RNA chaperone Hfq, with translation MNKTQGNLQDLFLNVLRRDNTPVTIYLVNGFQLKGLVRGFDNFTVVLDADGKQQMIYKHAISTIMPFRPVNLMAESKTQAEPKQ, from the coding sequence ATGAATAAAACCCAAGGTAACCTGCAGGATTTGTTTTTAAACGTGTTGCGCCGGGATAATACCCCCGTAACCATTTACCTGGTCAACGGCTTCCAGTTGAAGGGGCTGGTGCGGGGCTTTGACAATTTTACCGTCGTCCTGGATGCCGATGGCAAGCAGCAGATGATTTACAAACACGCCATTTCCACCATTATGCCCTTCCGGCCGGTAAACCTGATGGCCGAGAGCAAGACCCAGGCCGAACCCAAACAGTAA
- the mutL gene encoding DNA mismatch repair endonuclease MutL, with protein sequence MTRNQAARIAILDALTANQIAAGEVVERPAAVVKELVENSLDAAARHIDVEILGGGLELIRVRDDGLGIGREDAPLAFARHATSKIRRAADLARITTLGFRGEALASIAAVARVEMMTRPPEMTAGTLVRVAGDNQPQVTATGCPPGTTVTVRDLFFNTPARRQYLKKPAAEARAVVAVVEKLALGHPDVAITLSLDGRRSLATPGNGDLQAVLVALYGLETGRELLPLHGAGAGWCLKGFISPPWLHRSHRNQQVWLVNGRYILNRVLTWAVEGCYRSVIPTGRHPLFVLQLVVDPGEVDVNVHPAKLEVRFQEEQNLARQVTNLVKGALFTPRAVAPATIARLGEKKASGPAVVQQDLPFRDMEEQARNWGEYILRERERLGRQALELGRYAVSSGVTGATGVGATGPGRGPAGAERVWPEQTIGSTGEERAEIQPDEASKTRVAGPVVVPPAPVPQAGPGQQGYAAGAGTAAVLPPLQALGQAFNTYILAAGTDGLYIVDQHAAHERCRFEALLKESGPGGHPAQMLEPPLPLHLAPEMLLKLVDQIVVLRELGFVVEEFGTNTFLLRSVPLGIPPGKEREVLEDFLADNNLPAPERLYKLIACHGAIKAGEPLARVEMQRLLDDLRRVTHPYTCPHGRPAIVRLDQARLARYFQRPVKVDEGR encoded by the coding sequence TTGACCAGGAACCAGGCAGCCAGGATTGCCATCCTGGATGCCCTGACTGCCAATCAGATTGCTGCCGGGGAGGTAGTCGAAAGGCCGGCCGCAGTGGTCAAGGAACTGGTGGAAAACTCCCTGGATGCAGCCGCCCGGCACATTGACGTGGAGATTCTCGGGGGCGGTCTGGAGCTGATCCGCGTCCGGGATGACGGCCTGGGCATAGGGCGGGAGGATGCCCCCCTGGCCTTCGCCCGTCACGCCACCAGTAAAATCCGCCGGGCGGCCGACCTGGCCCGGATTACCACCCTGGGGTTCCGGGGGGAGGCCCTGGCCAGCATTGCCGCCGTAGCCAGGGTGGAGATGATGACCCGGCCGCCGGAGATGACGGCCGGCACCCTGGTACGGGTCGCCGGCGACAACCAGCCGCAGGTTACGGCAACCGGCTGCCCTCCCGGGACCACGGTGACCGTCAGGGATTTATTCTTTAATACCCCGGCCCGCCGCCAGTATTTAAAAAAGCCGGCGGCGGAAGCCAGGGCGGTGGTGGCTGTGGTGGAGAAACTGGCCCTGGGACACCCGGATGTGGCCATCACCTTGAGCCTCGATGGCCGCCGCTCCCTGGCCACCCCGGGCAACGGCGATCTCCAGGCTGTTCTGGTGGCCCTCTACGGCCTGGAGACCGGCCGGGAGCTTTTGCCCTTGCACGGGGCTGGTGCCGGTTGGTGCCTGAAGGGTTTTATTTCCCCGCCCTGGCTGCATCGCTCCCATCGCAACCAGCAGGTATGGCTGGTGAATGGCCGCTATATCTTAAACCGGGTGCTGACCTGGGCAGTGGAGGGTTGCTACCGGAGTGTCATTCCTACCGGCAGGCATCCCCTCTTTGTCCTCCAGCTGGTAGTAGACCCCGGGGAAGTGGATGTCAATGTCCACCCGGCCAAGCTGGAGGTCCGTTTTCAGGAAGAACAGAACTTGGCCCGGCAGGTAACCAACCTGGTCAAGGGGGCTCTCTTTACCCCCCGGGCCGTGGCCCCGGCGACCATCGCCCGGCTAGGGGAAAAGAAGGCCAGTGGGCCGGCAGTAGTGCAGCAGGATCTCCCCTTCCGGGATATGGAAGAACAGGCGCGAAACTGGGGAGAATATATCCTGCGGGAAAGGGAGCGGCTGGGCCGGCAGGCGTTAGAGCTGGGACGGTATGCTGTCAGTTCCGGAGTGACCGGGGCGACCGGAGTGGGAGCGACCGGCCCCGGCCGGGGGCCGGCCGGGGCCGAAAGGGTGTGGCCGGAGCAGACTATAGGATCTACCGGGGAAGAACGGGCGGAAATCCAACCAGACGAAGCCTCCAAAACAAGGGTGGCGGGGCCAGTGGTAGTCCCACCAGCGCCGGTTCCCCAAGCCGGTCCTGGCCAGCAGGGGTATGCGGCCGGGGCGGGGACAGCAGCGGTCCTGCCTCCTTTACAGGCCCTGGGCCAGGCGTTTAATACCTATATTCTGGCGGCCGGTACCGACGGCCTGTATATTGTCGACCAGCATGCCGCCCACGAGCGCTGCCGCTTTGAGGCTTTACTTAAAGAAAGCGGTCCAGGCGGCCACCCGGCCCAGATGTTGGAACCGCCCTTGCCCCTGCACCTGGCGCCGGAGATGCTGCTGAAACTGGTTGATCAGATTGTTGTCCTGCGGGAACTGGGCTTTGTAGTGGAGGAGTTTGGAACCAATACCTTTTTATTACGCTCAGTTCCCTTGGGGATTCCCCCGGGGAAGGAGAGGGAGGTGCTGGAGGATTTCCTGGCGGACAACAACCTGCCGGCACCGGAAAGGCTTTACAAGCTTATCGCCTGCCACGGGGCGATAAAGGCCGGTGAGCCCCTGGCCAGGGTAGAGATGCAAAGGCTGCTGGATGACCTGCGGCGGGTTACCCATCCCTATACCTGCCCCCACGGCCGGCCGGCCATAGTCCGCCTGGATCAGGCCCGGCTGGCGCGTTACTTTCAGCGACCTGTAAAAGTAGATGAGGGGAGGTAG
- a CDS encoding PPC domain-containing DNA-binding protein: MANLYVKKMEGRSGRQLAYRLAYGCDLLEALQGIVQEADVRFGTINFLGAVQRARVGYYLQDEKRFITLAFDEPMEILSGLGNVSLKDGQPFVHAHVTFLQRTGDIKGGHLLPGTIIFAGEVFIAELELPAPPERVPDPVTGLTLWE, from the coding sequence ATGGCGAATCTATATGTAAAGAAGATGGAGGGCCGGTCGGGGCGCCAGCTGGCCTACCGTCTGGCTTACGGTTGCGATCTCCTAGAAGCCCTGCAGGGTATTGTGCAAGAAGCCGATGTACGCTTTGGTACCATCAACTTCTTGGGTGCTGTCCAGCGGGCCAGGGTCGGCTACTACCTGCAGGATGAGAAACGTTTTATAACGTTGGCCTTCGATGAGCCCATGGAGATCCTGAGCGGCCTGGGTAATGTATCCTTAAAAGACGGCCAGCCCTTTGTCCACGCCCACGTCACTTTCTTGCAACGGACTGGAGATATTAAAGGCGGGCATTTGTTGCCGGGGACCATTATTTTTGCCGGGGAGGTTTTTATTGCGGAACTAGAGCTGCCGGCGCCACCGGAGCGTGTCCCTGACCCGGTAACTGGTTTGACCCTCTGGGAATAA
- the mutS gene encoding DNA mismatch repair protein MutS: protein MAKEQALTPMMAQYREIKSQYPDCILFFRLGDFYEMFYEDAEVAARELELVLTSRGGKEAAPMCGVPFHAVDSYLSRLVSKGYRVAICEQMEDPRQARGLVRREVIRVVTPGTLTDEKALTPGGNNYLAAIVSYEGCWGLAWADVSTGEFMFTSCQDQESLVDELVRLLPSEYLLPAELARDASFKRLLQVYTRGVITEWQASGEPETARKTLEEHFGQGALAGVELPDPASLAAAMVLSFLVTTQHNSLAHLEVPAAAAATNRMFLDQATRRNLELAAAGREQRQEGSLLWVLDKTLTAMGARTLRRWLDQPLVDAGAIRERQEAVAELVDGFILRQELRERLQVVRDLERLAGRVAYGTASGRELQALRGSLAVIPTILELTAGVQAGLLAQVRDRLDPLTDLVTLLGRALVDDPPAGITEGGIIRPGYNEEVDQLRQAAGHGREWIASLEAEERERTGIKSLKVGYNRVFGYYIEVTRPNLPMVPADYERKQTLANAERFVTRRLQELERQVLGAEERLVQLEYELFQGLREEVLAVLPRIQGTARALGVLDALLSLATVAVDNNYVCPQVDNDAVITIEQGRHPVVELVGTRGTFVPNDTYLDGEHYIHIITGPNMAGKSTYIRQVALIVLMAQIGSFVPARRAQIGLVDRIFTRVGAADDIFAGQSTFMVEMQEVANILKHATRRSLVILDEVGRGTSTADGLSIARAVTEYIHDTVGSRCLFATHYHELVKLAEDFPGIRNYCVAVREEGENITFLRTIVPGSTDKSYGIHVARLAGLPEPVLERARELLEHQPQPQAQLRVVEKPAKLPALGFGAARVLEELAAYNLMAVTPLEAMEQIFRWQKSLDRGLDIAQKGRG from the coding sequence ATGGCTAAGGAGCAGGCCCTGACCCCCATGATGGCCCAGTACCGCGAGATTAAATCCCAGTACCCGGATTGTATCCTTTTCTTTCGCCTGGGCGATTTCTATGAGATGTTTTATGAGGACGCCGAGGTGGCAGCCCGGGAACTGGAACTGGTTTTGACCTCCCGGGGCGGCAAAGAGGCAGCGCCCATGTGCGGGGTACCCTTTCATGCCGTAGACAGCTACCTGTCCCGCCTGGTAAGCAAGGGTTACCGGGTGGCCATCTGCGAACAGATGGAGGATCCCCGCCAGGCCCGGGGGCTGGTACGCCGGGAGGTTATCCGGGTAGTCACCCCCGGGACGCTCACTGATGAAAAGGCCCTGACACCGGGGGGGAATAACTACCTGGCAGCCATAGTGAGCTATGAAGGTTGCTGGGGCCTGGCCTGGGCCGATGTCTCAACTGGGGAGTTTATGTTTACCTCGTGCCAGGATCAGGAAAGTCTGGTGGACGAGCTGGTCCGCCTGCTGCCGTCAGAATATTTGCTGCCCGCAGAACTGGCCAGGGATGCGTCCTTTAAGCGTTTGCTTCAGGTCTATACCCGGGGCGTGATAACCGAATGGCAGGCTTCCGGGGAGCCAGAGACGGCCAGGAAGACCCTGGAAGAGCATTTCGGTCAGGGAGCCCTGGCCGGGGTTGAGTTGCCGGACCCGGCCAGCCTGGCGGCGGCTATGGTTCTTTCCTTCCTGGTGACTACCCAGCATAACTCCCTGGCCCACCTGGAGGTACCGGCTGCAGCGGCTGCAACCAACCGTATGTTCCTGGACCAGGCCACCAGGCGTAACCTGGAGCTGGCGGCAGCCGGCCGGGAGCAAAGGCAGGAGGGTTCCCTCCTGTGGGTCCTGGACAAAACCCTCACGGCTATGGGCGCCCGGACCCTCAGGCGCTGGCTGGACCAGCCCCTGGTGGACGCAGGGGCTATCCGGGAGCGCCAGGAGGCAGTGGCCGAGCTGGTAGACGGCTTTATCCTGCGCCAGGAACTGCGGGAGAGGCTGCAGGTGGTCCGCGATCTGGAACGCCTGGCCGGCCGGGTGGCCTATGGTACAGCCAGCGGCAGGGAGCTCCAGGCCCTGCGGGGCTCCTTGGCTGTGATCCCCACGATCCTGGAACTAACAGCTGGAGTACAGGCCGGTCTCCTGGCACAGGTAAGGGACCGGCTGGACCCCCTGACGGACCTGGTGACCCTCCTGGGTCGAGCCCTGGTGGACGATCCCCCGGCCGGCATCACGGAGGGCGGTATTATCCGGCCCGGCTATAATGAGGAAGTGGATCAACTGCGCCAGGCAGCCGGTCACGGGCGGGAGTGGATCGCCAGCCTGGAGGCCGAGGAGCGGGAGCGGACCGGGATTAAGTCTCTAAAAGTAGGTTATAACCGCGTCTTTGGTTATTATATAGAAGTGACCCGGCCCAACCTCCCCATGGTGCCGGCCGATTATGAACGCAAGCAGACCTTGGCCAATGCCGAGCGCTTTGTTACTCGGCGCCTGCAGGAACTGGAACGCCAGGTCCTGGGTGCCGAGGAAAGGCTGGTCCAGCTGGAATATGAACTCTTTCAAGGCCTGCGGGAGGAGGTCCTGGCTGTCTTACCCCGGATCCAGGGTACGGCCCGGGCCCTGGGGGTCCTGGATGCCCTTCTTTCCCTGGCCACGGTGGCTGTAGATAACAATTATGTCTGCCCCCAGGTGGATAATGACGCAGTTATTACCATTGAGCAGGGCCGCCACCCGGTAGTTGAACTGGTAGGAACCCGGGGGACATTTGTACCTAACGACACTTATCTGGATGGCGAACACTACATCCACATCATTACCGGGCCCAATATGGCCGGTAAATCCACCTATATCCGCCAGGTGGCCCTCATCGTCCTCATGGCCCAGATTGGCAGCTTTGTCCCGGCACGGCGGGCGCAAATCGGCCTGGTGGACCGGATCTTCACCCGGGTTGGTGCGGCCGATGATATCTTTGCCGGCCAGAGCACCTTTATGGTCGAGATGCAGGAAGTGGCCAATATTTTAAAGCATGCCACCCGGCGGAGCCTGGTGATCCTTGACGAGGTAGGACGGGGGACAAGCACTGCTGACGGCTTGAGCATCGCCCGGGCGGTGACGGAGTATATTCATGACACTGTGGGTTCTCGCTGCCTTTTCGCCACCCATTACCACGAGCTGGTTAAACTGGCGGAGGATTTTCCGGGAATCCGTAACTACTGTGTGGCCGTCCGGGAAGAAGGGGAGAATATTACTTTCCTGCGCACGATAGTTCCCGGCAGTACCGATAAAAGCTATGGTATTCATGTCGCCCGCTTGGCCGGCCTGCCGGAGCCGGTCCTGGAACGAGCCCGGGAACTTTTGGAGCACCAGCCCCAACCCCAGGCCCAGCTACGGGTGGTGGAGAAACCTGCTAAGCTACCAGCCCTGGGTTTTGGTGCGGCCAGGGTGCTGGAGGAACTGGCCGCCTATAACCTGATGGCAGTCACCCCTTTGGAAGCCATGGAACAGATCTTTCGCTGGCAGAAGAGCCTGGATCGCGGGCTGGATATTGCGCAAAAGGGCAGGGGGTGA